The following are from one region of the Salvia splendens isolate huo1 chromosome 2, SspV2, whole genome shotgun sequence genome:
- the LOC121764016 gene encoding PRA1 family protein A1-like, whose product MDWSNVTAEDLVEALREVDWSSPPRPFSEFFSRFTPPRSYAKWNSRLKCNLYYYRTNYFIMIVFILGMGFLRRPLAIVAALMAALSIAFLNDSFAGTFNEKVTRTVRQFSPHLAAKMRPPLTPVIRGRPSSRRSIHICGWPRWIFSLAFSIVSCILWFISCGIVTVLWAFTVGLLATLIHASFRTPNLKARLNTFREEFRAVWRNYSEL is encoded by the exons GGATTGGAGCAACGTCACTGCTGAGGATCTGGTGGAGGCGCTGCGAGAAGTCGACTGGTCGTCACCGCCGCGTCCATTCTCGGAGTTCTTCTCCCGATTCACTCCTCCGCGCTCTTATGCCAAATGGAACAGTCGCCTCAAATGCAACCTCTACTA TTACCGGACCAATTATTTCATCATGATTGTTTTCATTCTTG GGATGGGGTTTCTGAGGAGGCCGCTAGCAATTGTTGCAGCTCTAATGGCAGCTCTGAGCATTGCTTTCCTAAATGATAG CTTTGCAGGCACTTTTAATGAGAAAGTTACAAGAACTGTTCGTCAATTTTCACCACATTTAGCTGCCAAAATGAGGCCTCCCCTTAC GCCTGTTATTCGTGGGCGCCCATCTTCTAGACGATCCATACATATATGTGGATGGCCACGCTGGATATTTTCCTTGGCATTTTCCATAG TGAGCTGCATCCTTTGGTTTATCTCTTGTGGCATTGTTACTGTCTTGTGGGCATTCACTGTTGGTCTACTTG CCACCCTCATTCATGCTAGCTTTAGAACGCCAAACCTGAAAGCTCGGCTGAACACATTCCGTGAAGAATTCCGTGCAGTTTGGCGCAATTATAGTGAGCTGTAG